The genome window ACATTATATCGATAATAGTTAAAGTAACTAACTCGGGGTATTAAACAATAACCGTGACAGGAATCGTGGGATGAGACACACAAAAACGAAACAGGAAGACACAGATCCAAGTACTAACTCGAAACTGCAACCCTCAAATTATACATACATTAATAATTACAATTACAACAACAGAAGTTACAAGTTAGACTTGAACCTAAGCCTGATAACATCAACTCACTCATTTACGTCAACGTTCGGCGACAAGCTAGCTTAACCGGCAGCTCGGATCCGAGGATAGCAAGTTAGCTGATTAGCCTAGGCGACGCATTGTGCCTTGGAAATTCACCGTATCACGCGAGCGTCATCGAACACCGACGCCTCGATCGTGCACGCCAATCTGGCCACGGTCAAATCTTTTCACGTAGCCAATCAACACTATTTTTAGTTGAACTATTTTCCCTGGATATGGTTACTGGCCTTATTTGCCggttgctttgctttcaaataTCAGATCGACAAGGTAGTGACCTCGTTAATAAAAATGGGCTCCTTAGAGCAGATGTCGTCAAATACAAGGCCGACTAGGGTCCGCCCGGGTCGAATATTCACATATGGGTCAACCACCCGAACATCGAAACGTAATTCAGGTGCTGGGACTACTACGAAGTCGGATGATTTACCTTGGCCAGCCTCCTGCTCGCCGCCATCTTGAAACTTCTGTATGAGTTCCCAGAATGCACAGCGAAGAGAATATGGGTcttgggggtgggggtggggagggggaggggattTGGGGGTTGATTTGAATGCTAGACCTCAAAACTCGCCTACGCGTGCAGGAAAGATATACACAtgacaaatattaaaataaaagagcAAAACATCATAACTATAAAGCTCATTCAcgtgtaaagtaaaaaaaataacgataTATAAACAAGTGACAACAATTAATGTCAATTAATGGTATAGCAGTAATAGCATAGCAGATTTAGAGAAATCAATATTAACGCTTATGATGCATTACTTACTGTACTTTCTATTATTGTTTTTGCACTTCCGGGAAGAGGATGACTTCATTGTATAGCTGGTCTCTCCACATTAACAATAGTCATACAGCCCTATTGAATTGCGTACGTGACAGTTACTTAAACTGTTAATTTTGAACTTGAAACATTAGTCTAAAGCCGAGCCTCAGTGATTCTCCACGCATCGGTCTTTCGTATTCGAGTGTCGACCCTTGAAACAGAGGGGTCGCGTTAGAATACCCCCCGCGATATGGAACGAGGCTTCAAGTATGACGTCACAATTTGTGCTATAACGTAGCATTGCGTGATGTGTGAAATACCGAACTGCATCTGTCAACAAACCATTCAGATTGTTTATGAGTTTATGATACATATGTCTGGGCCACCTTATGTAAATTGCGATTTCTATACTTGACCATCTTTTACATCCTAATCAACTATTTAAATCAAACGTCTCATAGATTAAAATATATTAGTGACCTGCATAAATGCCATGTTTAAGTAGTACAACATAGTACATGGGAGCTTAATTAATTGGTGTCAATTAGTGGTGTTGGTAATCTAAAGACCACAAGTGTATATTTACTTTGGATTTTAGCAATGTTGGATGTGGACACTTGGCCTACTGTGCAACTATAATTcaatattgtttgtttgtggtgGTACATAGTGTTTTTGGAGCTTGTACTAAgtgtaaatcatttttaaacaatttggtTCACAAATAAATGTTCATTCCTCTGTGTGATCACAGTACCCCCTGCTGACCAAAACCTGAAAACAGAGTACGTACGTATATTGTCTGCATGTCACTTTATTCTAATTGGTAATTGCAAAACGCTGTTCAAAATCATTAGGAAACAAGAATGAAAATATTCACGTcatcaaaaaatatatcttcGCTTTTAAAATGGGTAAATACAGTTTAGTAATTGCCAACAACAAATAATCTTTTAGTttcaaatttaatattttttgataAACTGTAAAGGACATTCAAATGTCATTCTGAATCCAACAGTTAAAACATACAATTCATGTTGTTATATGACTCTCTTATTCACATATTAATGTTCATAGGTCTTTAAAAGCACATAGCTGTACTCGCTCCTGGTGGTACAAGGCAAGCAGAGACAAGTCAGTGAGTACATTTAGCTCGTGTTGTCGGTCTTCTGACTGGGAAAAGTCATCCGGTCCTTCTCCGCAACCACCTATTTGTGGGTCACTAGGGTAACCTGGGTGCACCATGAGTTCTGCTGTGACCACAGACTCTTCAGAACTCGAATTGTCTCGGTTGGACATACTCAAGGCATGGCTGAAGGCCCTCTTCAGGTTGGGGACAGACATGTTCTGCCCGACTGTGGTTAATCCCAAGTAGACATCGGGCCACCTGTGGATATGGAAATGTTGAATTTGTTGTTCATTGCCAATACAACTTGCAAATTGATACAGTCAGGAATAGGTGTGTAGGTGTTTGAATTCACGATAGCCATTCACCAACTAAATTAAACCCTCATTATTCACACACACCTTATTCCATAACGCCTGAAGACAGGAATGGAGTCTTGGGCATCTTTCTCCACCTGTGTGTAAAATTTTTGAAGATGTACTGGAAGCCATGGACAGCTGTGTAAACCTGGTTCCACTGGAACGCGGGTATATGGAATTCTGTGATCTGAAAGGACTTGTGCAAACACCTCACGGACCTCTGCAACAGAAGATCATTCATATGTGGTATATACAGCATCATGAATATTCAATTATAGTTGGGCTCAAAGACGCCTGCAATTTCAATAAAACTGGATAGAGACACTGAAAATATGTCCCCGTTGCAAAGCAAAATCATTGCAGCAGTTAAAAGGCATTCAGGTCTACTAATTGCTttgcaaaggatagatataaataaatatacagataGTCTGTAAAATATTCTGCTCTCGTAGCATTTTAGTGAAAGAAGCAGCTTTTAAAACTAAACGCAAAACAGAATTTGACTCAATTTGACTGACCTGGGAGTATATGAACATGTTGATGGCCATCCATGTGATGAGGTAGGTGACCAGTCAAATCTCTAAACCGCCTGATCTGGTTTCTTAGCTCAAGATCcacctcaaaataaatttaaaaaaagattttttatttaacatgaaaaaataatgactaaCCGAATAAGGGAATACATATAGGTGACACTCATCATAGTACCTCTTCCATGCTTAGCTGATGTCGTGCTAGTGCCTGACGGAAGCCCATCTTTCCATGAAAGAAGCCACACCCATTTACCAGTGTAGAGGTTTGTTGTAGATTCTGAGATACGGGCCTGCCTTCTGACAGGTTGGCATGGAGCCCAATTGGGATGCCGTGCCTGACAAGAAAAGTTTATTGTTCAAAATCTTAGTGGCATGGAGCCCAATTGGGATGCCGTGCCTGACAAGAAAAGTTTATTGTTCAAAATCTTAGGGCCAATTAAGCTTGgactcattttgtttttatttttaaaatagcttTTCATGAGCATAAACATAATTTAAAGTGCATCAACTGTTGGATAATATTTGTAACATTTGTGAGAGCAAAGTATATGATTAAAGTCAAGTTAGTCAACATTCTCAAGATCTGCCACATTACCTTTTAGCCAAATCTGCTGCATCCTTGGCAGCAGATGCATTAACTAGCAGTGACACTGAGGAAATACCTCCAGCTTTAAAGCAGTCAACAATTCCTTGATTCCTTTTGGGGCAGTAACCAAAATCATCCCCTGTCACCACCATCATAATTCTGGGCTGAGGCATTGTTACTTGTTACTGTGGAAGACACAATGATGGACAAAGTTTACAAAAGTTTTCAAGTTGGGTTTGGAAACACTGTTACTCAAACTACTAcataaaaatctttttaaaatgctCAACCTATTCTTACAAAATAGGCATGATTTCATTAATCCAATCcccaaaatatatcatttatatatattataccgggttgtttgattttttttttctttgtatacTAGGGTGATAGTATTGTAATTACCCTATAAATGTTACGTGAAGCTGCAAGATTTATTGTTGTCCACTTAGGGGGGTCTtattacataaaaaaatccTCCATCCTTTTCCAATCAGCATAGAGTAAGTTTCAGAAAATtactaattaaaataaatttctaaACAGAGTTGAGATATATGTATTTTGTGAACACGCAAAAGCACCTAAACAAATAAATGAGAACTCCAGCATGGAGGCCCTTGGCTGTATCCGGGATACGTGACGTCATGGGAAAACAGACGGTGCCAAGAAAATCGTGGCAAAATCAATTTCTTCGCACAACAAAACATAATTACCGTTTTCATTGTGAATTACACAAATTTCAATTAAGATCCCTTAATTACTTTAATTAGCTTGCTACAATTCAGTCTTTCAATGTATGCCTCCCGTTCAATGTCGCTGTACTAGTGCCCCGTTCAGTGTGAACGACACGACTCGCACGATACTTCGCGCTATGAATAATTATATGGATAATTTCAAAAACTTACATTTAGCCATTGTATTGAATTCGGTGGTCCATGTAACTCAAACGGCGAGAGCACGTAGCTTGTTACTAGGAGAACGTCTCATGTATCTATGAAGTGCGAAGCCATAGGTTGCCTCACGAACATCGTCAGTGACCTGTATCCGCAGCTAAGGGACGTGCCTgcgtggcggccatcttggtaagGGCACATGCCCATCAAAATCAATTCGTTTATGTCTTAAGAGCAATCAAATAATCGTACTTATGTTCTCTACATTTGCAGTACATGTGTGGTAAGAATGAGGAgtgaaattggaaaaaaaggttatttaGGGGCGTTGGAAAGCTTTAAATACGTGTCCTAATTTATGAAATCACTTTAATTAGAACTAATATATTTATAACTTTCATAAACCACGCTTGAAACATTTATTAGCCTGCCATTTCGTCCTTAAACGTGGAGCCTCGATATAGAAACACATATTTATCCATGGAGTTTTTACATCTATCGCATTCGGGTGCGCAATTTAGGCCACACCTTCAAAGTCACCTGCTAAGCCTTCGTCAAGACTTCTGATAGATGGGGAGGTCTTGACCGACGACACTTCCTGTTCACGTTGCGTGTCACATTCTTCTTCTTGATTTTCATTGGACGGTTTCGAGGGCCATAAATTAGTAACAGGTTATTTTTGGATTGGCAATTTGCATGACATATACTTTGCATTTTATAGCAGATGAATCTAAGGTTTTTTCTTGATTATATTATTGGCTTTAAAATCGAACAGTAGTGGTTTTAACAGAAAATTATGAAACCTAAAAACTACAACACAAGATTTTAATCTGTACAAAACAgtttaatgttttaaatttcCTTTCACGTGGTTTGATCACAAATCCAAAACCATACCTGTCTAGCTCAATAATTGTGTGTTTCACTTAAGGAAACTTATTTGTTGGAATAAAAATCTGGCCTTTGGCAATTGTGGCCATGATTTCTCTATCAtggctttgttgttgttttgctgcTGAGCTCTGTCTGctattttccaatgttttctCCCCACAAAtgatgaatatgtatatatatatatattaaaaatacatatgaaCAGCATTCATGATGATAGTATTTATGAAATGGGGACAAATGATCCCCCTCCCTCAAACATACAATATTTTATCTCCTAGCCAGACACCAGTCTAATTGTGGTCTTTAATCCACTTCTCAGTCCACTGTTCTATCTGTTCCAAGTTGTTCTCCATGTCCTCAGGAGTGTTGCTTGGCAGCTGGTGAACAAGCTCTTCCTTGTAGGCCTCCATTGCCTCCTCATATATGGTCTGAAATATTTCACATTGCAGATTGTCCTGCAGCTTCTTTCCTGTATAGCCCCTGTCAAGTAATTAAATGATCAGGAAGTTAGATATGACCGTGAATCTTCCAAGAGACACAAGTAAAGAGTACCTGTTTTCTAGTCGCGTGTAGAGCTGCGTATTGTCTGTTCGGAGAACAAAGACAATTTGAAACCATCGCTCAGGGAAGAGGTCACAGCCATGGTAGTCAACAATAACACCTCCGTGCGACATCTTCTCTTCTAACTCATCTATGACCTGTAGGCCCACataattggaacattttaaacaatattttagaCATACTGCTGATACCAAGATAGGTCAAGACATTCAAGGATGATCTCAATCTAAATCTCATAAgagtgcattaaaaaaaaaagaaattatggaTGTTTTGTTGAGCTGGTGCAAGTTGGAAAATAATTTAAGGATAACATACTCTGTCTTCATCCAAAATGGGGCACTGGTACACTTCATCATACCCGTCGTAAAGATCTCCTGGGGAGAAGTAATGCATCTTGTCAATAGAAGCAAAATTTACTGATATGGCCTATCCgtggaatcttttttttttttaccttcctgtGCTAGATCTCCTATGTTAACATAGGTGAGCCCAGTCCGCTGAGCCAACTCCTTCCCCAGAGTTGTTTTTCCTACACCAGGGGTTCCTGTTGTACAGAAAGGATAGTATTTTTAAAAGgcccggacaattttagataaagacaaaattccaaattttctggcatatatgtTTCACATAGGATTCTACTCAGTTTTCTTGGACCACGTTTTAGTACAGTTAAACTATAGACAGACTGTAGTAATGTTTGTAAACATGACAGAGGAATAAAATCAAACTGTGAGGTTatttgttgtcgtttttttaaacatatatttGCCGCCTAAATTGCTGTTGAAAGTATAATAAATCCTACCAACCGAAACGTACTAAGTCACACTAAGGGGAGTCTTTTAATACCTGTTAAAAGGATGTTTGGTTGTCTTCTCGATTTCATAGCTTACGACGACCCAACACGTGTAATTTTTCTTACAGCAATCTGAAACATAGAACATAATATATGTTACACGGTCATTTGgatattttcttaaatatttatGCTGACTATTCAAAAGAAAAACGAGCTAAAGAGAAGTCACAAATACGGAGCAACATTATGGTTTTGTCTCGGATTTATTTACCTTCACGATTCGCACATAGACACACTGCCGTAAAGTGTCGTATCAACTCACTTTACGTTAAACATCATGCAATTTACGACATTCTGCGTCCGCCGTATTAAACGAAGGCAAGATAAGTAAATATGCTTAATTTTCTTTGCGACTGTTTATTTTGCAAATGCATGCGATGTGATCAAAAGTAGTTCAATTTGGcacgtttattttttatttatgtttaaccaGAGAAATAGGTTATTAGCTCACAGCGTCCCGATGTCAAGTTAGTAGTCCATTCCACTTCACTACCTTGCTGTGTAGAAAAGAGCCTAGGTAATACGTACATGAAAAgcaaattagtattttttttaaatgtccatgCTCAACCATTATATACTGTTTTCTGTTACACAGGACTCGGTAGACTCAATGTGAAGCGtaataaactgaaaatgaaaaAGACGTCCCTGGAAGATAACGTTGCTTCAAGCAGTGTGAGTTGAAAAAGTCATCCATTCCTGGTAGTTTATGGAGctcatgtgtgtgttttttttgttaccaaTACATCTTCGGAATATGTGTCAAACCTTTTCAAGTGTTGGAATAAAAAGTGAAATGCAATGTGATCTTTTCCGCAGACAAAATGTTGGGTGGATCCATCCTTCAGCGATTTTAAGAGAGAGCACTTAAATGCCTCTAGAAAGAAaaggagtaaaattttggggTCTCAAAAGGAATTGGTGAGACAACCGAAGAAGAAAGGTAAAACTGGCAGCTTCGACCCTTGTGCCAACTACCCACAAAAGCACTTCAGCGTCGGGGAACAGGATGAACCTTGGGTGGACAGATACATGCCATGTGTAAAGGTCAGTGTTTTCAGACGCCCTTACATATTCTTCAccactcatttttttccctcttaatCTAACATTTTCTTCTGGTCTTTACCTTTTCTCTGCATATTCAAATGTTCCCCGCTAATGTCTGTTCCCATTGAAGGCACCGAAACAGCATAATTTATTGCCATTCCGCCCCGATGTATTGGGTGTCttttactgtcaatggcagccaatgagttcaagttTAATCTTGAGTTTTTGTGCAGGTTGATTTAGCGGTTCACAAGAAGAAGATAGAAGAAGTGGAGAATTGGCTGAGACTTCATACAGATGCATCACAGGTATGGCAGTAAATTTTCATTCTCAAGTTCCGAGTGAGGTAGCAACCTTTATTACATGAGCCTAATTATATAAACATGCATTAACAGTACATTCACAAGCTAATAAATGAGAATTAACTTTTTCGTCATGGCATGAATCTTTGACAAGTTGaaagtttttcatattttgaatgACTACCTAAGGGACGCTGTAATGGATGTCTGTATTTTATGTACTTGTATTCTTCTGTTCTTCATAGGGAGGACTACTGCTGTTAACAGGCCCTTCTGGTTGCGGAAAGACTGCTACAGTACAAGTTTTATCCCGGGAGCTGGGTCTAAGAATTCAGGAGTGGAGCAACCCACCTTACCTATACACGTACACCAACATTGATTGTGGTGAGTATATTAGACGTGAGATCGTTATTTTACAATTGCTTGTCTGAGATCTTGCCAAAATATTCTGGCAAAAATATTCTCATATTTgtcttattttgtatttaagatgAGCTATGTTTGGTTTGAGTCAAATTAATTCTGAGAAAAACTTATCAATCAATACCCGGTTTATTcaatccttttattttttgaattacaACAAAAATCAAGTGTTTATTTGCTtctctgtgtgtgttttgtgttagACAGGAGAACAACCAGTGAAAATAATACCTCACAGTCAGTCCAATTTCAGGAATTTCTTCTAAGAGCCAACAAGTACAACTGCCTAAAGATGGTGGGTGATAAAACACAGACAGGAATGAAGCTAATATTGGTTGAGGTGGGTACAGAAATGATCCTGATTTTCCTGTTTTATAATTTTGCCCTTGATGACTTATATTGTTAAAACAACTCTCACCAATTGTACAATACATAGTGTATAACTACTAGCAGTGCCATGGATCAgcgttgatttgtttttttcatcaggAATTCCCAAACCAGTTTTACCGGAAGCCTAGTGAGCTGCATGATATTCTTAGGTGAGTCAGTAACTTAAATTTCCATTTAGAAAATTAACAAACAAGGTCACTGGTTTGAGGACCACATTGTCATTGGAAACATTGATCGCCCAATTTAGATTTAATTAAGATAACAGATTCAAgtaaatgtttttgtgtgtgctaaATATAGCTTAATGTTTAGGTCGTCCTCATGTTTTGACGTTTGTTTAAGGGTATTTGGGAGGACCAGTCGATGCCCCCTAGTGTTCATTGTGTCCAATAGCGTAAATGGAGACAGCAGCTCAAGATTGCTTTTTCCCAGTGAAATCCTGGAGGAACTGGATATCACTACCATCAGGTTCGTTTAAATACATCTTGAAGACTATCAGGAAtgaaatattgaatattttttatttctgccaTTCTGTTTCCAGTTTTAATCCGGTGGCTCCAACTACTATGATGAAGGTTCTGACTCGTATTCTAACCCATGAAAATGAAAAGGTGACCCATCACTGGTGCTGATTTGAATCTACTTTGTTTTCATCTAATTTCTGACAACTGTTTGACTTTATGCAGAGTGTTGGAAGGGCCATTGTCCCAGACCCTACTATATTGGAGATGGTATGTTCTGGAAGTGCAGGAGATATACGCAGTGCCGTTAATAGTCTGCAATTTGCCTCTGTTCCAGGTCTGTTATTGATAAAGACAAATATTGTAACCGGTAAAGCTAATGTCTCATTCTTACTGATTCACGTCATAGCACTGTtcgatttttttctccagatgATTCAAAGGAAACGGAGCAGTTGAGAGGGAACGATTCTTTGAAATTACAGGTTAAGGCTGTTTGCAAAGCAACGTCACGGAAAAAATCAAAGTCAACAAAGGGCAAAGAAGAAGAGCAAACCTTGGGAATGAAGGATACTTGTCTCTTCCTGTTCAGAGCATTGGGAAAAATACTTCATTGTAAAAGTGAGTCTTCTTACTGATTCTATTTCAGCCTTCATTATGACATTATGCCCAACACAAATAAGAAATTCTCTATGTTGCAAGACACAGTTAATGGTAAAAGAATATAGTAGTAACATTGCtaatgaacatgaaatattttgaaatccCTGTTTTCTCATTTCACTTATGTTTAGCACAATGTCCATTGGATTTGACATTTGTAATTGGGAAATCATTTATGTTGTCTAAATTTAGGAGGCAGTCCTGAAGGTGTTAAAACAGGTGAAAGTGGACCTGGGCTACCATCACACCTTTCTCAACATCACAGAGAGGCCTTACAGGTGGACCCCGAGGTACACACTGTTTGAAATATACAGGAATATACCATAAGCAAGCTCTTTATGAACACTGAAGTCATCTCTTCTGTCTCATGTGCCACAGTGGGTTATCGAACATTCGTACGTGTCTGGAGAGTTCTTCAATCTGTTCCTTCACCAGAATTACCTGGATTTCTTCTCAGAGATGGATGATATCGATAGAGCCAGCGAGTATATGTCTGACGCTGATATCTTCACTTCGAACTGGATGGTTAGCCTTTGCatagataaaaaaaagacaattgaaaGTTTAATAGAGGATATGTtcatctaaataaaaaaaaaaacacaatctcAAACAGCCGCTTTACACATGTAATGAAAAGAACGAAGTAAACTCTTCTAAGCTTTATTGTTGCTTTTGATTTGTCTTTAGAGTAGGAAAACCATGGGTGAATATGCATCCTCTGTGGCCACCAGAGGGCTTCTTTACGCCAACTCTCAACAAGTAGCTGTTGGTTTCAGACCACTTCACAAACCCAACTGGTTTATGGTCAGCAAGAAGGTGGGACTTTTGTGATCTTATCCTTTTTTGTCCATTGTGAAGATGTTACATGGCAAATGAATTGATTATTTCATTAAAAGCGGCTTTTTTACTCCCATGGCTGCTTGTCGAAATACACTTTCCTCTAACAATCCATTCTAATTAGACTGATACTATTCTTGTTAGCATCGGGAAAACTGCCTGGCTGCTCGGTGCCTCTTTCGCCGCTTCTGCTTGAATGCATTCAGCCTTCAGACTGAGTTGCTGCCATATCTTGCCAAACTGGCCAACCCCTTTAGGAACCAAGGTAACAAAAGCAGTTACTTATTTTACATTTGGAAATGATCTATTTCGATGAATAACACCGAACCAaactctttttgttgttttattt of Stigmatopora argus isolate UIUO_Sarg chromosome 5, RoL_Sarg_1.0, whole genome shotgun sequence contains these proteins:
- the ydjc gene encoding carbohydrate deacetylase; this encodes MPQPRIMMVVTGDDFGYCPKRNQGIVDCFKAGGISSVSLLVNASAAKDAADLAKRHGIPIGLHANLSEGRPVSQNLQQTSTLVNGCGFFHGKMGFRQALARHQLSMEEVDLELRNQIRRFRDLTGHLPHHMDGHQHVHILPEVREVFAQVLSDHRIPYTRVPVEPGLHSCPWLPVHLQKFYTQVEKDAQDSIPVFRRYGIRWPDVYLGLTTVGQNMSVPNLKRAFSHALSMSNRDNSSSEESVVTAELMVHPGYPSDPQIGGCGEGPDDFSQSEDRQHELNVLTDLSLLALYHQERVQLCAFKDL
- the ak6 gene encoding adenylate kinase isoenzyme 6; this encodes MKSRRQPNILLTGTPGVGKTTLGKELAQRTGLTYVNIGDLAQEGDLYDGYDEVYQCPILDEDRVIDELEEKMSHGGVIVDYHGCDLFPERWFQIVFVLRTDNTQLYTRLENRGYTGKKLQDNLQCEIFQTIYEEAMEAYKEELVHQLPSNTPEDMENNLEQIEQWTEKWIKDHN
- the rad17 gene encoding cell cycle checkpoint protein RAD17 codes for the protein MCQTFSSTKCWVDPSFSDFKREHLNASRKKRSKILGSQKELVRQPKKKGKTGSFDPCANYPQKHFSVGEQDEPWVDRYMPCVKVDLAVHKKKIEEVENWLRLHTDASQGGLLLLTGPSGCGKTATVQVLSRELGLRIQEWSNPPYLYTYTNIDCDRRTTSENNTSQSVQFQEFLLRANKYNCLKMVGDKTQTGMKLILVEEFPNQFYRKPSELHDILRVFGRTSRCPLVFIVSNSVNGDSSSRLLFPSEILEELDITTISFNPVAPTTMMKVLTRILTHENEKSVGRAIVPDPTILEMVCSGSAGDIRSAVNSLQFASVPDDSKETEQLRGNDSLKLQVKAVCKATSRKKSKSTKGKEEEQTLGMKDTCLFLFRALGKILHCKRGSPEGVKTGESGPGLPSHLSQHHREALQVDPEWVIEHSYVSGEFFNLFLHQNYLDFFSEMDDIDRASEYMSDADIFTSNWMSRKTMGEYASSVATRGLLYANSQQVAVGFRPLHKPNWFMVSKKHRENCLAARCLFRRFCLNAFSLQTELLPYLAKLANPFRNQESDLMLMQEVHKANSLDDDLAAGDLGDGMIVRTTSNSIRKKRQSSSGPQGLILPDTDLYRQSQTREAPCIPRMMTEGWERSSSWKISLMAGSFADMSKEDLRDKILESVEVIDMLRCELEVAHRYLEGKFEALKILQGKAILDKATSHTKSLLQKSEEKAKSLEKEVNSLQWELSFNQIKMKTSEQLWEQKYNRVITEKKTLAQRLKDRGKEPQYLHMENSVLNQQCLERIHEKKDSQHSPERDTSVPEYRAFNNCKCNGFQEACACNQMAAAIKNEVMHLQEELEFQRSKRKEALMVADAFRVAFEQQLRKRSERFMLLAEANVPKSNHCKLAGSNRCHLISINQKLRGLLHSNIEVKMPDDLLDALYKLLDLLNDKDEALAHQRKVSIMLAHKAEEMQKKLHSHRQSPELVTSLKKPQATTWNQKPHQQTNASTESLFQPPPLSII